From the Lathyrus oleraceus cultivar Zhongwan6 chromosome 3, CAAS_Psat_ZW6_1.0, whole genome shotgun sequence genome, the window aaagtgtcataagttattctcatggtgataatagtgtataccactcttcgacctgaaaccactatggatcctagatgtagagtcgagtgctttattgctgatccaacgttgtccgtaactggataaccataaagacagttgatgggtactccacgaagcatgctgagggacatgagtgtcctagatggaatttgccaatcctgcttaacaggataaatgtctatgggcccaatattgaactggacaagggtgacatggtctataccttgtgttcaatatagacataagggcaaaggggtaattatacacataattattatcacaggaggttttgtcagatcacatgacattttcgtgacttgggtagcagtgatgtgttgctagataccgctcactgtttattatgttaaatgcgtgatttaatataattgccaacgccgcgaaaacctatagggtcacacacaaaggacggattgatgagagatagaataattaaggaacaccgtaaggtacggtgcacttaagtgggagacgaaatatggtaaggtaccaaatacttaagtgattttggcatattatgagatatggtccaaaatgcacttaagtgggccttttggcttgaagcccacacaagtggttctataaatagaaccccttgggtagaagcattgtcactccattccactcagacagaaattcaagtagagacttggaattttgtttccctctttctctcactcaaagccttcattcataacagctagcactgcgattgaaggaatccgttcgtgtggactgagtagagacgttgtcatcgttcaacgttcgtgatcgccccgtggatctgtatcaaaggttttgatcattatcagagatctgcaccaaaggtttcaatcgccacaagaggtaacgattctatcactgatcatgcccattcgtaaggatcactaaatggagaaattttataaattccgctgcgccttggatggctattctccttcacttgggaccttaaaacatctaataacaacaaaaaaccctaaaaaatatttgttggactattggatttgatatgaactttttggacttagaactaggcaacattccctatgttaaaggacttggccaatgtcaacatTTGAGATTGAGCTATCTTGGACTATGCCTTTCATTTGATGCAAGATCTTGCCCCGctttgattcatctgctactttatctctgtgcttaattgtttatattgttattattttttaagtctgatgattgttctgagttgatcaaggaatatttcatctgctacattggaagacactaaagactgctagctattggaatgcttgcttggatattatgaCTAAGAaatttgatgccttggtcttcacatgatgcttggatattattcattgcttattgcttgttgctTGTCAAAGCCCAAAGAAAAATAAGTTTCTATATGCCATTCTtatctgttggattgcatcccattggtcagatcttttcaactcttaagcttttaattttttgcttaggatagtctctccatctcctcccacttctttaatttcaaaatctctccctcttttcatAAACTTTCTTTGCTggtgatttcaaacttagacatgttttaatgattagaaactttagccttatgccactgaattttcaaactttttcttaaatcaaacttgtaaataaacttaaccatgttgactttaatttcaaaaaagacaaaaaaaattaacaatctcattcaaatttttggccttttgtgcctttttttgttaaacttttgctaaaatcaattcactaacttctttgaaatttttaccacgaactacgaggtttttatccctcatttttatgttggtacgtaggcataagaccaaaggtcttgtcaaacaaaaaaatataatcaataaattcttttctcacccccacactctttattttatcaaacatcatttataccaaaaacatatgcacacaaaaagggttCTCTAGAAATATCTAAggcactttgggtgctaacaccttccctctatgtaaccaacccccttacctataatctctgacattttattagttttcatttgaaaacttcttatctttggtttttgttcgtaattttctcttttcttttgaaaataataaaagcgcgatggtgactctggttttactaacgtcaagtttatccgtagtttgatggtcatgaatttaccgctacacaaaGGTAATTGAACATTTAATTCAAAAGTTGTCAAAACAAGCCATGTAAAGTatccatgcgcaagtccctcaattcttgtccaatTGAAGTAATCTTGGATGCTTTGGAAAGttgacatcaaggggaacaactttgatgttgaagacttttccatttggaacttggatcatgatgaattttgaggtgaaagttggagaaatcaaacatggttgaaagttttctaagtataaagtcaaatgaccacttctttCACCTTGAATAATGTTTTCTATGAGCTTTAAATGAAAACGGTTCCTTTATCAAAGTTGTAACTCTTTCATTCCTCTTCAAGGTATGAAAAGAGACATTTACGACTTATCAGATGATATTCATTAACGATATTTTCTGTTTGTATGAGACATGATACAAAAGCCTATATTTATAGTTGTGGTAGACAAATATGAACATAAAAAATTCTATCTTGTATCTGTGGAGgtttcagagatgcatctccggtgCCATCCAATTATCTTATTATACATCTCCGAAATATTCACTGGACTactcaaatatcaatatatttgttgaaaatacccgaagatgcatctctgaaataaaattttattttactTTGGAGTGACATTCATTTGACGTGTCAAAAGATGGTGGAAGAGATACGTTCGAAGATACATCTCTAAAATTTAAATGACATTTTAAATTTTACATAGAGTAATTTTCCACCTCGTAAAATGTGATAAAAAATTCTCTAAATTTGAGATATTGAATTTATCtaattgataaaaaaaattcaaagttCAAATAACGGTCCGCTTCCGGTTAAAAATCCAAACCCTTAAAACCCAAAAACCCATTACCCGTTGAACCCGTGTTGCCCCGTTTGTTTTTCCATTTTCGTCACCGACTTTTGTCCAACCTAATATAAGTACTAGTGTAAAAAAAAACTGTCACTGAATTTTGTGAAGGTCAGCGGGACAAGGAGTTTAGTAATCACTGCCGTGTTAGCTGAAATTAAAGGGTTTTCTTTGCTTCCAAACCAGTCGCCAATTACTCGAAAACAAACATGGCGGAAAGCTCCTCGGCTCCACCCAAGCCTGTCGTGGTTAGGGTCAAACGAAAACCCTTCCATTCTCCACTCGACGCTTTCTGTAACCATTCCTTTCGTCACTCTCGttttatttttctcattttcatttAACAACCGTTTTATGGTTTTTGCATGTCAATCTAGGGTTGGAAATCAACGACAGGCCATTGAAGCGCCCTCTCTTGGATTTTGAAAACCTATCAATCTCCAATTCTTCTCAATACCGtatgttttcttttcttttttcactCAATTTCGTTTCGGTGATTATTTATGTCCCTGTTATTGACACACATATTAGGAGATTGCCTTTAATTAATCTCTCTAGACTTGAGAGGATTTGTGACTGATTGAAGACCTGAAAACTGCTTGAATGTTTTGTTTTTGAATGTGTTTAATATTTATGCCTGACTCACGATATAATTGCTCCCTTCCTTTTTAGGGGAAATTCATAACAAGAAGGTTTTGGTGCAACATGTGGAGACAATAAGCAGCTCTGAGGTCACTTTAGATATTGTTCAGTCATTTGTGGTTAGTAACCCATCTAGATGATGATGTACAATTCTTTCGACATATGAGTGTCGTCATGTGTTTGTTTTTGAGTTCAAACTCTCCCATCTCATGCCAATTTTCTCTCCATTTATAACATTTTGTTTCTGTCATTGTTGCAATGGGTGGCAGCAAATTGTAATCATCACTGCGCTATGTTTTTGACAAAATGCATACATTAACACCTTGTCAATTGACTGTTTTTTAAGGAACCTGGTTCCAAAAGTGCTTCTGAATCTAACTCAAAAGTTGTGGAAAGGAAGAACTTCTTCAGAAAAGTCAATGTAAGCCCCTTTTTCTTCACTTCTCCGCCTCACATTCTTCTGCATGTGCACAGACTCTGTGTGTACATACACATTTGCTAATGCATGCTCAAAGCCATGAATCTGCCCTCTTTCCCAATTGTTTTATCACAAACATGTTTCACATTTCTAATCACGTTGTCTCTCATCATTTCCTATTTTTGATGTCTACAGAGGCCAGATCAGCTCTTGCTTAAAGCTAAACAAGAAAAAGAGGTTTGTTACATGCCCTTATATATTTCTTCTATTTTTGTATGGACATATATTTGGGCACTTATTAATGCTCTTTCTTAAGGGATGACAATATATACTATTCGAGATTGTGTTGAAGTCTTTTCTATATAGTTTCAGACATACCTTTGCATcctttttttaatttatataatttaatCCATCTAACTATCAACTTACAGTCCCCTTACTGAAATTCGGTCTGATGCTATGGTTGGCTTTGGAGTTGTTTGAATTTTTCTGTTGTTTTTGTAGTTCTGCCGAATTGCATTTTATTTGATTTTCCTAGTTGCTTATAATTAAATTTACATCAATATCAAATTAAAGTACATAAATTTACCTTTTTTAAATACACATTATTTTCTTCTTAAAAACAGTTTTCAAAATTGATTTTTAAAAGTTTCCGAAAAACTAAAAAACAAAACATAATCAAACAAGCCCCTAATGTGTGAGATGATAAGATTGGAGAAGCCAAACTTTCAAATTTCTCTTTAATTTTTGTGAAATAAGCTTAGTATGGCACTCTTATGTTTGGATTGATGGAATATGATGAAATGAGATGGAATGAAGTGAAATAAGTTTATGTTCCATTGTTTGGATTGATAAAAAGAGGAAATGGAGCGGAACATGATGAAATGCATTCCATCCTATTCCATCacttattttcatttttattctATCATAAAATATTCAACAATGGAATGAAATCTTTCTTCTGctccatttcactttgttctGTTCCGCTCCACTCATTATAGATAATGAGAATGAGGCAGTGATATTTAAACATTGAAGTAGTTTCCGCGAGAGGTTTTCTTCCAGCAAAGTTTTATGTCTCATTCTTTCTCGCAGTCTTCAGCTAAAGAGGCCCGTTTTGAGCAAATATGGAAGAGCAGGAAAGTAAACAAGGGGACATCTGTTGAAAATGCATTACAAGAAATATGCCAGTTCTATGACATTGTTCGTGTTGACTCTCAAGAACAAATTAAGGAGGTGCAACACGAGTAAGTATTTCCATCTAAGTTTGTTCGTTATCTTTGTAAGTGCACAACACCAGGAGTAAGTATTTATCTAGTAAATAAATAACGACTAGAAATCACTATAACTTTGTTATTTATGTTCTCTTCATTTGTTTATGATCCTCTTATTACATTCTTTTCATTCAAAAgtgtttttaaaaataaattcacattaatattaaaatcataaaaaaagGTAGGGGAACATAAGTAACAAAAAGTATAGAAAGTATAAATAACAAAGTTGGGCAACTTAAAAACATTTTCAATTACAAGCATTAATGAGTGGCTTCACCATAAGTTTGTTGTACATTAAAGATATTTGAAAGTCATAATCCATCATTAATCTATATCTATATTCTTTTAATTTATATACACACATGACAATGCTATGAAATGAAGTGAAACACATTGAAATACCATGAGGCAGCAAAAATCAAAAGATTGAGAAAGAAAATTTGGCATTGAAGAGAGGTCTCAAGATGGTTTCTAACAAGAGAAAGTAGAGGTCCAGATCCTTAGTGATTATTAGGCACAAACCAACCAGAAGCAACATTAGAACAAGCTCCAAAACCACCAAGCCCACTTTTGTTTCCAATGAAATGACCAAAACCCGAAACAATACTAGTACCATTTGATGATAATGCACCATACCTCAGGAACATTGTCTCGATTACTGAAGTGGCACCAAAGAAGTTGTTGATGATGATCAATGTGAACTCCATAAGCTTTAGCCATTTTAGTGTTCTTCTTCACAACTTTGTGTGAAATATAGGCAGGAACTTGACACTGAAGAATGTTTCTTATATACAAAGGATGGGAGAAGAAATTATCTTAACCTAATTTTTTTAGATGGCTTGAACAATTGATGAAAAGATAGTTATTTATTTAAGATTTGAATTAATACAAATATCTTCAATAAACAAGGAAATATATTTTGTGAATTGTGCCGTTATAATTTATTTACTGTGTAAATACTTACTCCTGTTGCTATATAAACAAGGAGGGTTGTTATTTATTGTCACAGAAAATACATTTAACCTGTGATTAATACAGAGATATCTCCTTGGAGGATCAAAAACTTTTGTCTAGTTTCCTCCCTTTACTAAGAGAGGTTATTCCTAATGCTGCTGCAGAGATTGAAGTTGATATAAGTGCTGATTCCCGACAAGGTTATTGTTTAATTGCAAACTACTATTAAATTACTACTGATTTTGCTACTTTTTTTCTCAAGTTGCATTTACTTAAATAATTGACATTTTCTGGGTCAATAAAGATAAATAAATTTTGGAGGGCATTTTATGAATGCTATATTTTTTTTATCAAGAGTCGCATTAAATGATTTGAAATTATTGTTGTTGCTGACCAATTCTCTTATATCTAAACTCTTGCTTATTTTAGAGATTATCTAAACTGTTCATTTACATATGGTTATGGTGCATTGTCTTATGTGACATATACAGAGGACTATGTTTATGACCTCTACACTGTAACGGATGAAACGATCAATGAAGAAAATCCTTCACATTCTTATCCACTGTAAGTATTTTGTATATATATGTTTAATCTGGTTTCTTATTCTTTCTACTTGACATTGCTGTGTATTGCCGCCTAGTGTTCAAGTTGATGATGAAGATTATTGTGACGGGCCTGACGATTTGGATTATGAAACGGATGACTCAAATGGTATTTCCCTATGTCTTTTCTCTTCTTCACCCTTGTTGAAGATCACAATTGATTGAAAACTCGTTTACACTTGTCAATTTTAGCTGAAGACCATCCAATGAATGACTATCCAGAGGAGATTTCGGAAGACGAAGAAGGTTCTGATTGTGAATCAGAAGAAAGCGAGCATAGCAAATCTAGTAGTGAATTGTCAGATGATGACGAGGATGCGGATGATGGACACCATGGTTTTGCTAAAGGTGGAATTTCTGATCCATTGTATGATGAGGATTTTGATGATTATGACGGTCAAGGTGTAGACAATGACGACGACGATCCGGATAATGAGCACTTGAAGTGGTCTTACAGATGAAGCTATCAGATTATTCCTAACATCTTGCAAAAAAAAATCTTTGCTTCTAAATTGTTTATTCTTCATGTATTTAATTGATGAAGTTTCGAATTTCTTAGTTTGTTGACTTGACTATGTATTACATTTGAGGCAATTGGGCTCAATTGTAATGGGAGTTCACAAAAATCTCAACGAGGGTTGGTTATTTTGTCTAATTAGTAATTTGAATATAAGCGTGGATATGCCTTAAAAAAAGTACTTTCTCCGTCCCATAACGAGGGACTCTCATTTGGAATAAAAGAGTGTCTCAAAATGAAAGATGTATTTCattttttcaatatattttttCAATTCTATCTTCTAATTAATATCACTTTCATTATTGCTAATATTTGACAAAGATATTTTAacatttatttcttttttttaatcCGTGTAAAATGGTCAATAAGAAGACCACTCATTGTGGGATGGAGGGAGGATCTTAATTTTTTTTTAGATTGCATATGATTCTTTCTTTAGACTAAAAGATGTGGATATGATATAGGATATATTCCGGGCTCCTAACATGAAATAACTCCCGATCTAGTTTATAAAAAATTTTAGACCGCCTTTGTAAAATTGTGGGTACTATTAATGAAAATCAACCACATGTATTTTATTAATTTCTTTTGTTAGAATTGTTGACATTTGATAGTTATTGAAAAATATCAATTTTAGTGAGGTGTATGTACTTTATCCATTATTTTTCTTAATGATATACAACATGTAAAATTTATCCAACTAAATGAAATCGGTTACATGAATTAATTTTTGTCATTAATGactaaaattatttaaattattaaaCTTAAGATCTTTTTAATTATTTCTTATAGTTATCTTATGTCTTCCTCTATCTCTAGTTATTTGACTCATTTCCATTTGATAGACTCTTAATAGAATATATATCTTTTCTCTCTACATATTCAAACTATTGAAATTTATTTTCCACAATATTTTTTACTATATGTGCCATTCTAACACTCtttaatatttttgtttttaattttatCATGTCTAGTCTTACCACACATCCAACACAACGTCTTCATCTACATTACATTTATTTTATTCTCGTGTTGATTCTTAAGCGCCAACTTCGCAGATTTTACTGTAGtatgataaaaaaaattcttCAACTTGCGTGGTACTTTTCTGTCACATAAAACCTCTGAAGCACACCTTCATTCCAACCACCCAGTTTGAATTCGATGGTCTACACCCCCTTTATTTCTCCATCGTTTTGTGTTACGGGTCCAAGATATTTAAACTGTGTGATTTGTAGGATGATATGTCTCCAACTTTCAACTCTAAATTAGAAACGCTTCTCCTTTTGTTGAACTTACACTCCATCTATTTTGTCTTACTTTAGTTTAGGCGAAATTCATGCTTTCTAAAAGCTCGTCTCCAAATCTCCAATCTCTCATTTAAATCCTTATTCGACTCTCCAAGTAGGACTATATCATCCGTAAAAAGCATGCATCTCGATGCCAGCTTTTGTTCTCCGTAAGTACATCTAAAATTAAAGTAAAAAGGCAAAGGCTTAAAGTTGAACTTAGGCGGAAACCTATTGTAATAGGAAAGTCGCCCGTCTCTCCACCTTATGTCTACCCAATAGTCAATACTCTTTATTCATATCTTGGATAACTCGAATGTATGCAATCCTAACCCCTTTCTCCTTTAGAGCTTTCCACAAAATCTCTCTAGTCACTCTATCATACACCTTCTCCAAGTCAATAAAATTAAGTGCAAGTTTTGTTGGTCCATCTGATACTGCTCAATCACTCATCTTAATAGATAGACTGCTTCCATGATCGATCTCCCGGGCATAAAATCAAATCGATTCTTAGTGACTTGAGTCTCTTTTTTTAATTTCCGTTCAATCACTTTTTTCCATAACTTTATGGTATGATTCATAAGTTTAATTCCTCTATAATTTTCACAATTTTGTATATCCACTTTATTCTTATAGATTGAGACTAAAGTGCTTCTCCTTTATTCATTCGTCATTTGATTTGATCTCATAATCTCGTTAAAGAGTTTGGTGAGCCACACAATACATCTATCTCCAATAATTTTCTGCACTTCAATAGGTATGTTGTTTGACCGAACCGCCTTATTGTTACTCATCctttgtgtaagaccccaatttgaccctaagatccatcatgctatctcatcatatgcattggatttgggatcacaccttggcatcctccttacccatcattcattgggtttgcattgagagagatcatcaagcacatttgattgtatcatactttgtatttcattatttactaaccaaaatactaaaaatatgtctatgtatagtttgacttcttttgtaggtagtgtgtgcatccaccaatgcctcatcaatCTCATATAtaaggtttgagaccctcaatacaaagagatcaatcaagagatggttcgCATTGATcctagacatcatatatggatccccatgatcttcatttatcattttgatcagaaaatcatcaagagtttgaagcttgtttgccttggaaatcctaattcatctggATATCTTGTGTGACTTATGTTAGCTCATAATTTCGACGCCCACTAAAGAATTACAAAAAAGGGAAATCATATGTAGAGATGTTTCGACCAGGAGGAGATGTTTGACCAGGTAGAGGTGTTTCGACTGGATAAGGGTAATAAGAGTCTGCATGTAGTTGAGACTTCAGAAATATTTCTTAAAATGGTTAAAGATGATTTTTGATTGgaaattcaaaattcaaataaaggagggaatTTTGCTCTTATCTGAAACTGTTAAAGGTACACATGGAGCATAATGGATAGTTACATCCATGCAAGGTGCCATAtgtctcgacgtgattgaaggACCGTCAGAAACGGTTATTTAGATTCAGTATAAATAAAGAGTCCTAGTGTTAGGATAGGGTGTGCCAAAGTGTGTCTAGAGTCTGTAAATTTACCAAGTACCCGTGTGAAGAAGAACCGTAAATCACAGAATGTACGTTTGTTTACACCATTGTTAGTTATTTTAAAGCAATACAAGTTCATCTTTATTTTTCTTCCAGAAATACATTTCTTTACTTCTTTATTCCATACACTCTCATTTTACTTCGTTATTTCACAGTCTTAAGATTTCTTTGCTTTAAACACTTAGGATTTGTGCCcacgtaccaacataaaatgagggatcaaaacctcgtagttcgtggtatcaatttcaaagtgagttgcttgcttttaataaaagtttaagtttaaaagaggcacaaaaggcctaaaaaagtttgaatgggtgttagttcttttcgtcttttgaaattttaattcaatatgattagattcatttacaagtttgattaagaaaaaaggtttgaaaatgcaatggcataaagccaaagtttctaatttgcaataaagtctaagtttagaagtcacaaggaaagaagattttttaaaagaggggagagatttgaaatttaagaagtgggaggagatgaagagactaatcctaagcaaaaattaaaagttaagagttgaaaagatctgaccaagggatgcaatccaatagacaagaatgtcatatagaaacccaattttcccttggactttagaatcaagaaatatcaatacacaactagcaagatgaagagcaaggcatcaaataaagatatccacatccaagctagaaacttcatgatcttcttcacaATCCCTCAAGTATCAGATGGActactccttgattggctcaTAATAAGtcattagacataggttcaaaataacaattGCATCCAGAccatgttgtagatgaacttaaatggatcttcaatacTTGCATCAGAGGAAAGTTCACTTcataagcacttggtttcagaaaagttggcattggccaagtccttttgcatatggagtgttgcttaattctaagtccaatgtctcaaatcaaatccaacagtccacacaaatcttttttagagtttttgttgttattatgtacattaagatcaaaagaccataaacacaaacaaaatacacaaacaaatatatacaatcacaatataatcacaagatatgactcaagtgagcaaagtgaaaatggcattagaataaacaagttaaatggtatgaataatggcaattgataaaagacttgaatttaaagtgcatacaagtaaatggattgaaattaaaagttagtcaaatgttagtttattagaagttagtattgttttgcttttcattgttttaagtcattctttggagaacactcaaccctctattcacaagcatggatccttgaaccaagacatcttccaaaggaaggaaaaaaggccaagtttccacacaataccattaaaggggggagacttacaatctcacttactagaatgctatgccttttgtgtcaaaatttagtgctatgttaagcaatcgtaattggacttatgtagaagtcacaactatttgagcccgggaaataatttttttggtgttaatgcatgttagagatatggtataatgaaccatactcctaaaatataccacacacaaaaagaaaatggcaaaagggtggacctaatctcatccatacttgtattaattttgcaatcaactagccttaggatataaagatatcatagatcaatgaaatggatgggagagaatgagattgaagatgaagagggaggggaaatgaaataaacacaaactggtcatgggaggaattttatcaaattaaaatcattcattttggaagatgaaatgtacatttcatcaatcccctaaatccaatgattttaatccaacaaaagtcaaatcaaccttgaccaaggcccaaacaacatagtcaaactcaacaagtcaatgaaaatagctcaacataatttatttacaattaaacaattaaaaatgcattaaactaaaatatggttgatcaaaaacctaagacctcttcaaaacaccaaataaatggccaagagatttatcataagtcaaacaaggtcaaaggaccttggagaaattttttcataatttttggaaacttaaaagtatttttaaacaattaaaaatatgcacaaaaacaattaaatcatgaaaaatattaatattgatccaaaaaataattttaattgagaaagtgaaagagaaaattatttggatttttttggttaaagtcccaatttttttggatcaatattaaagttaatatgaattaatgaaaataaagcaattaaaaggaaaaatcagaaaataaaaaaaatgtggaccacttgatctccctcattaattgaggtggcagatcaagtggatccaagcgcgcgttccacatggtCTTTAGTCATTAGCGCAacagggatggtaatcaaaaccaacgcgtgagattaaaacaatttgaaaggATCCGGTGGTTCAGAAGgatgccaacacaccaccggagccagactggtccacctttaaccatcaccaaaataaaaaaggaggacatgaatttaaagtaaaaatgctcaggagctcgaatctggtctcaattttgtctaactccaagtatatagaaagatacagtgagttgaattttgaggatcatgatctgagttgcttcgatttgacctcaaagcaactcaatcttcttgcctacattggtaggacttcagacaaccaaaaactaacaagaatagtggagaattgagtgagaatcgaagagatgaaaaattcagaaattcaccttcactgcaacttcagattggcacgatcttgctctcaattgtgcttggcctttctttagatgcttgatgg encodes:
- the LOC127128108 gene encoding RNA-directed DNA methylation 4; the encoded protein is MAESSSAPPKPVVVRVKRKPFHSPLDAFWLEINDRPLKRPLLDFENLSISNSSQYREIHNKKVLVQHVETISSSEVTLDIVQSFVEPGSKSASESNSKVVERKNFFRKVNRPDQLLLKAKQEKESSAKEARFEQIWKSRKVNKGTSVENALQEICQFYDIVRVDSQEQIKEVQHEDISLEDQKLLSSFLPLLREVIPNAAAEIEVDISADSRQEDYVYDLYTVTDETINEENPSHSYPLVQVDDEDYCDGPDDLDYETDDSNAEDHPMNDYPEEISEDEEGSDCESEESEHSKSSSELSDDDEDADDGHHGFAKGGISDPLYDEDFDDYDGQGVDNDDDDPDNEHLKWSYR